The region TTAAAATACCATTAGCACCAGAGCTATTATTAAGTTCGCAGACCATAAATAGATCTGGTTTAAAGTCTGTTAATATAGTTTCTAACTCGTTTAAACGAGCGCTAGCTGGTTCTTGAAGCGGAAAATTTAACAAATTGTAAAACATAGTTTTAAAGGTGTCTTGAGCTAAGACACCTGAAAAATTAAGTAATAGTACTATAAATAAAATTTTCTTTTTCATTTCTAATTTTTAGAAGTTTGGACTTAATCCATAGTCTTTGTAGAAACTGTCTAAAATATCTACGACTTCATCTGCTGTATCTACTAAATGAATAAGGTCTAAATCACCTGCACTAATATTTGCAAAACTATCTAAAAGTGTTGTTTTAACCCATTCCATTAAGCCTTCCCAGAAGTCCGTACCGACTAAAATAATTGGAAATTTTTCTATTTTATTAGTTTGAATTAATGTGATGGCTTCAAATAATTCATCTAGTGTTCCAAAACCTCCAGGCATTACAACAAATCCTTGTGAATATTTAACGAACATCACTTTTCTAACAAAAAAGTAGTCAAAATCTAAACTTTTATCAGAGTCTATATATGGATTGTCGTGTTGTTCAAAAGGTAAATCTATGTTTAATCCAACAGATGTTCCACCTGCTAAATGTGCACCTTTATTACCAGCTTCCATAATTCCTGGTCCACCACCTGTAATAACTCCGTAACCAGATTCTACAATTTTTTCTGCAACATCAACTGCAAGCTTATAGTATTTATGGTCAGGTTTTGTACGCGCAGATCCAAATATGGAAACTGAAGGTCCAATTGCACTCATTTTTTCAAAGCCATTCACAAACTCTCCCATGATTTTAAAAATCGCCCAAGAATCGTTTGTTTTTTTCTCATTCCAACCTTTTGGATGTTGTTCTTTTCTCATATAGTGTTTTTAATAATTTTTAAACGAACAAATTTAATGGTTTAAATAAGATTTTTTTGGTTTATTAATAAAATTTAAACAAAAAAAGACCAACATTTTGTTGGTCTTTTAATTTTTTTGGTAAGTTTTTAATGCTACGCTACACCTAGAGTGGTTTTCTACCAGATATAATATTGTATAAAATTACAATAACTGCAATTACCAATAGTACGTGAATAAGTTTACTAGTTCCGATACCTTCGATAATATTGAAGAACCCAAGAACCCATAAAACGATACAAATTACAGCGACTAGCCAAAGAATACCTTTCATAATATTTGTTTTAGTGGTTAGACACTAAAGTTAAACAATATATTTTAAATAGTAAGATATAGTCAATATTAATTACTTAACACTTACACTAAGTTCTTTGTTTAAAAACTTTGCAGTGTAACTTTTATTGTGTTTTGCGACCACTTCTGGAGTGCCTTCAACAACGACTTGTCCACCACCTTTACCGCCTTCATACCCAATGTCAATAATGTGGTCTACGGTTTTAATAACATCCAAATTGTGTTCTATAATCAACACTGTATTTCCTTTATCTGCTAGTTTGTTTAAGACTATCATTAACACTCTAATATCTTCAAAATGAAGTCCTGTTGTGGGTTCATCCAAAATATAAAACGTATTTCCAGTATCGCGTTTACTTAACTCGGTTGCTAATTTTATACGTTGAGCTTCTCCACCAGAAAGTGTAGTACTTTGTTGCCCCAAAGTAATATAACCTAAACCTACATCTTTAATAGTTTTAAGTTTTTTATGAATCTTTGGAATGTTTTCAAAAAATTCTACAGCATCATTAATAGTCATGTTTAACACGTCACTAATACTTTTTCCTTTGTAACGAATCTCTAAAGTTTCACGATTAAATCGTTTACCTTGACAGGTTTCACATTCAACGTAAACATCTGGTAAAAAATTCATTTCAATAACGCGTAATCCACCACCTTTACAGGTTTCGCATCGTCCTCCTGCTACATTAAAGCTGAATCGTCCTGGTTTATAACCACGTATCATGGCTTCTGGTATTTTTGCAAACAGGCTTCTAATTTCGTCAAATGTTTTAGTGTAAGTCGCAGGATTACTACGTGGTGTGCGACCTATTGGTGATTGGTTTATATCGATGACTTTATCAATATGTTCTAACCCTTTAATACTTTTATATGGCATTGGTCTTTTAACGCCATTAAAATAATGTGCGTTTAGAATAGGATAGAGGGTTTCGTTAATTAATGTTGATTTACCACTACCAGAAACGCCTGTAACACCAATCATTTTTCCTAAAGGAAATTTTACGGACACATTTTTTAAATTGTTTCCTGTGCAACCTTTTAGCTCTAAAAAATGCCCATTACCCTTACGACGTTGTTTTGGGATTTCAATTTCTTTCGTTCCGTTTAGGTATGCTGCAGTTAAAGTGTTTTCTTTTAATAATTGCTTTGGTGTACCTTGGCTTATTATTTCTCCACCATGTTTACCAGCGAAAGGACCAATATCAATAACATGGTCTGCACGCTCTATCATATCCTTATCATGCTCAACAACTATTACAGAGTTGCCAATGTCACGAAGTGAGATTAAACTATTAATTAGTTTTTCGTTATCACGTTGGTGTAAACCAATACTAGGCTCGTCTAAGATATACAGTACACCTACCAGTTGAGACCCAATTTGAGTGGCTAGTCTAATACGCTGTGCTTCACCACCAGACAACGATTTAGAACTACGATTAATAGATAAATAATCTAAACCAACATCTAATAAAAACTGAAGTCTAGCGTTGATTTCTTTAATAATTTCTTCAGCAATTTTTAACTGTGTATTGGATAATTGTTTTTGGGCTTTTTTAAACCAATCT is a window of Olleya sp. YS DNA encoding:
- a CDS encoding TIGR00730 family Rossman fold protein; translated protein: MRKEQHPKGWNEKKTNDSWAIFKIMGEFVNGFEKMSAIGPSVSIFGSARTKPDHKYYKLAVDVAEKIVESGYGVITGGGPGIMEAGNKGAHLAGGTSVGLNIDLPFEQHDNPYIDSDKSLDFDYFFVRKVMFVKYSQGFVVMPGGFGTLDELFEAITLIQTNKIEKFPIILVGTDFWEGLMEWVKTTLLDSFANISAGDLDLIHLVDTADEVVDILDSFYKDYGLSPNF
- a CDS encoding lmo0937 family membrane protein; amino-acid sequence: MKGILWLVAVICIVLWVLGFFNIIEGIGTSKLIHVLLVIAVIVILYNIISGRKPL
- the uvrA gene encoding excinuclease ABC subunit UvrA, with product MTNFEENIEVKGARAHNLKNIDVTIPREKLVVITGLSGSGKSSLAFDTIYAEGQRRYIETFSAYARQFLGGLERPDVDKIDGLSPVIAIEQKTTSKSPRSTVGTITEIYDFLRLLYARASDAYSYNTGEKMVSYSDEQIKQLITESYKGKRINVLAPVVRSRKGHYRELFEQIAKQGFVKVRTDGEIKDLVKGMKLDRYKTHDIEIVIDRLKIDDGVDNDKRLTETINTAMYHGDDVLMVIDQDTQEARYFSRSLMCPSSGISYPNPEPNNFSFNSPKGACPNCNGIGTLYQVNEKKIIPDDSLSIKAGALAPHGPEKKSWIFKQFETIAERYKFKLSDPFKSIPAEAKQVILYGGNEKFSVESKTLGITRDYKIDFEGVANFIDNQYKAADSTSLKRWAKDYMDKIKCPVCEGSRLRKESLYFKVNEKNIAELANMDISDLADWFKKAQKQLSNTQLKIAEEIIKEINARLQFLLDVGLDYLSINRSSKSLSGGEAQRIRLATQIGSQLVGVLYILDEPSIGLHQRDNEKLINSLISLRDIGNSVIVVEHDKDMIERADHVIDIGPFAGKHGGEIISQGTPKQLLKENTLTAAYLNGTKEIEIPKQRRKGNGHFLELKGCTGNNLKNVSVKFPLGKMIGVTGVSGSGKSTLINETLYPILNAHYFNGVKRPMPYKSIKGLEHIDKVIDINQSPIGRTPRSNPATYTKTFDEIRSLFAKIPEAMIRGYKPGRFSFNVAGGRCETCKGGGLRVIEMNFLPDVYVECETCQGKRFNRETLEIRYKGKSISDVLNMTINDAVEFFENIPKIHKKLKTIKDVGLGYITLGQQSTTLSGGEAQRIKLATELSKRDTGNTFYILDEPTTGLHFEDIRVLMIVLNKLADKGNTVLIIEHNLDVIKTVDHIIDIGYEGGKGGGQVVVEGTPEVVAKHNKSYTAKFLNKELSVSVK